The following are encoded in a window of Deinococcus arcticus genomic DNA:
- a CDS encoding RrF2 family transcriptional regulator, whose amino-acid sequence MWVSTKAQYGLRALIEIARRGGEAVPLKDVSERQGISQHYLEQIASNLRRAGFIRSIRGAHGGYRLARPPHEINAYDVVTAMEGSIAPVSCVEDDHVCESQNVCGTQSLWHRVDAALREVLGGTTLADLMVESERQQHARLVQLEGSYPHPG is encoded by the coding sequence ATGTGGGTGTCCACCAAAGCGCAATACGGGCTGCGCGCCCTGATCGAGATCGCGCGGCGGGGCGGCGAGGCTGTGCCCCTCAAAGACGTCTCGGAACGCCAGGGCATCAGCCAGCATTACCTGGAACAGATTGCCAGCAACCTGCGCCGCGCCGGCTTTATTCGCAGCATTCGCGGCGCGCACGGCGGGTACCGTCTGGCCCGGCCGCCGCACGAGATCAACGCCTATGACGTGGTGACCGCCATGGAAGGCAGCATCGCCCCGGTGTCGTGCGTGGAAGATGACCACGTGTGCGAGAGCCAGAATGTCTGCGGCACCCAGAGCCTGTGGCACCGCGTGGACGCCGCGCTGCGCGAGGTGCTGGGCGGCACCACCCTGGCTGATCTGATGGTGGAAAGCGAACGTCAGCAGCATGCGCGGCTGGTGCAGCTGGAGGGCAGTTACCCCCATCCGGGTTGA
- a CDS encoding GNAT family N-acetyltransferase, with the protein MGAHCDKYLPQPDPGAVALSALSVDAREQGRGLGTAAMRALPSFVPRHFPQARRVVLAVNQRNPAARRTYDRAGFALLGERQGPAGPQWVMTLPLLLSTP; encoded by the coding sequence GTGGGCGCCCACTGTGACAAATACCTGCCGCAGCCCGACCCCGGCGCCGTGGCCCTCAGCGCCCTGAGCGTGGACGCCCGCGAGCAGGGACGCGGCCTGGGCACGGCAGCCATGCGCGCCCTGCCCAGTTTTGTCCCCAGGCATTTTCCTCAGGCGCGGCGTGTGGTGCTGGCCGTTAACCAGCGCAACCCCGCCGCCCGGCGCACCTACGACCGCGCCGGCTTTGCCCTGCTCGGCGAGCGCCAGGGCCCTGCCGGCCCCCAGTGGGTGATGACCCTGCCCCTCCTCTTAAGCACCCCATAA